Proteins from a genomic interval of Coccinella septempunctata chromosome 2, icCocSept1.1, whole genome shotgun sequence:
- the LOC123307128 gene encoding uncharacterized protein LOC123307128 gives MKLHFRYIRDTSNPFELPDKMFLKMFRLNKKATFSLIVEELSGLVGESIREDTVPFYLQVFASLIFFSSGSYQTNIGEDLNIGISQPAMSTAINRISNLISTHLLAR, from the exons ATGAAACTACACTTTCGATATATTAGGGACACCAGTAATCCATTTGAATTGCCTgataaaatgtttttgaaaatgtttCGGTTGAATAAGAAAGCAACATTTAGCTTGATAGTAGAAGAATTGAGTGGATTGGTTGGGGAATCGATCAGAGAAGATACAGTTCCTTTTTACCTACAA GTTTTCGCAAGTCTTATCTTCTTCAGTAGTGGAAGCTACCAAACTAATATTGGTGAAGACCTAAATATTGGAATAAGTCAGCCTGCTATGAGTACAGCAATAAATAGAATCAGCAATCTTATATCCACCCATTTGTTGGCAAGATAA